The genomic window AGAAGACGCCGGCAATCCTCGCCTTGAGACGTGGCGACGCAGCTGCAACGCGCTCAATCACGACCGCTGGTGTCATGGGTCTCCTCCTACCCAGATCGGCTCACCAGAGGGCGTAACCCACTGGTGCGATCATCGGCCCAACACCGTTCCTCACCGCGCTTTCCGAGGGAAGGACGAGCTCGGCCGCCACTGGCCCGTCCGCGTTGTAAAACGGTGCGAGATAGATCCCATGCCGGCCCGCAATTGCCTCGATCTCGTCGACCCGTTCCTGGGTGATGAACCCTCTCCCTCGAGAGAAGGGCTCGAACCGGCCCTCCAGGGCAAGGGCCATGCCCTCGAGTAGACATCCATGGACCACGTCGGGAAACGGGTGCCGATTCAGAATTCCATGAAAGTCCGGGACGAACCTCAGTCCACCCGTGATCTGCCCCAGACCTCCGAAGAAGACGGTGGCTCCGAGCATCTCTGCCCCAGGAGACAGGTTCTTCGGGTAGCCCGCGTCGCAAACAAGTGCGTGGGGCGCGATCCGGCCCAACAGAAGGGAGGGGGACGCCACACTCGCCGCACAGATCACGACGTCGGCCTCCGAAGAGAAGCTCTCGCGATTCGTGGCCGCCTCCACCTGGACACCATCGGCCTGCAGCTCCGCCGCGAGCCTGCCCAAGCGCTCGACGTTGCGTGCGGTGAGCAGGACCCGTCTCACCAGGGGCGCCAGACAACGCGCGCAGCCCGAACCCACGTCTCCCGTTGCCCCTACGATGAGCAGCGTTGACCTCTGGAGGCACCGTCCCTCAAGGGCGCACAGCTTCTTGATGCCCTGAACAATGAAAGCAACCGTCAGGGTATTGCCGGTGGTGAAGGCTGTCTCGTGCCTGTCCGGTAACTGATCGAAGTCCCCCTCGATCAAAATGGAGCTGAACCCGCCGAGACTCACGATCCTCGCCCCCGCCTGGATCGCGCAGGCCGCCGCGTCCCTCACGCGTGCGATGTTCTCGTGCACGTAGGCAGATTCGAGGCGGTCGGGAGGGATGAAGGAGTCGATGTAGAGACCGCGCGCCTTCGCGCCGACGATCGACTGGACCTCGACGCGGCACAAGGCCCTGGGCGGAATCCAGGGAAGGATGTCTTTGATCTCGTCCTCGGGCAGAGGCGGATGCTCCCGTCCGCGCAGGAGGGCGAGTACGTCCGCCGCCGCCCTCCAGCTCTCCTGATGCCCGACCAGAGCGAAATCGGCCTCGGTGGCCCACGGTCGCCCAGCTACACCGGCAACTGAGCCACCCACGCGAGTGTGACCTCCCCGGGGATCCCCAGCATGTCTAGCGTCTTCAGATACTGCTGCAGCGACGCGCCACGAAGCTGAGCTGCGCTCAAGCTGACCTGAGACAATGAGGGCTTCACACAGCTGCTTTGGCACACTTCGCAATGTCCATCCTTGCATTCCTTCGCCAGCATGGCCGCGAGGGTGGTCATCACGTCAAGATGCAGCCGGCGCAGCTTTTCGTCGAAGCGCTCGGGATCCAGGGCCCGCTCCCTTCTCAGGAGCGCCACGGCGTGTTCCATGTGCTCTTTTTCCTCTGCGGCGATGGAGGCAAAAGTCTGGCCAAGGCTTCCCGGTGCTACCTTCCCGACGCGCGCATAGCTTGCGACTGCGAATGATTCCAGCATGATCTCCTGGACGATCAGGCAGCCAATGAAGTCACGCTCGGTGGTGCAGCGCAGGAAGGCCTCGCGCAGCCGCCTCCAATGCTTCGCGTCCACGTTGTTGGGAACGTCCAGTCCAAGCCTGCGGCCCTCGGCCGCGAAGGCAGCCGCATGCCCCCGTTCAGCGGCCGCATGCTCCAACGCGTCGGCCGCTTCAGCGGGGTCGGCGCATATCTCCGCTAACGAGGCGTAGTTCATGGCGGCGAGGAGTTCGCCCGTCACCGCCTGGGCGAGGACGTCCAGCCAAATCGGAGCCGTGGGGGAGAGGGAAGCACCCTCACTCGCGCAGTCGAGAGCAGTTAGGGATTTCATGGGTCCTCCTGAACTTCTATGTCCTGTGTTGTGGTAAGCAACGGAATCACTGAACTTAGGGCCTTCAACCGCTTCCTCAATGTGGCCCGTCATTTAGAGCCCCTCTAGGAGCCGCAACGAGACCATCGTGAAGCCGAATATTCCGACGCTCATGAGGGCCGTGAGCGAAAAGAGGCCGCCCGCCATGGCTAACCGGCCGCGCGGCCCGGCGCCCTCCTTTGCGCGCAGGTACAGTTCGAGAACGGCGAGGGGCACGAGGTAGCAGCCGAAGTCCCAGAAGACGATGAACGGGCCGTCGAAGTTATCCCCGATTCCAACCGGCCCGCGATTCAGGATGATCCAGGCGAAGACGCCTACCCGCCTGAACCATTGCGCATTCGCCACGAGATAGGCGCGCAGTGCCCAGCGGCGGTGGGTGGTTACCTCATGCGCGATTGCCGAGCGCCAGGCCAGACCGCAGAAGCAGATGATGAGCAGAGCGTTGACGCTGATGGCGATCGCGCCCTCCATGTTGGGGCGGTCGCCCCGAACCCACTCCATGTAGAGGCCGGAGGCGCTGAGCCCCAACGCGGTTGAGAAGAACACGCGACCTATCCACCGGTGTACGGAGATGGCGCGGGCCCGTATCTGTGGAATGAGCTGAAGCGCCCCTCCGAAGGCTATGACCGCGGCCAGGAGAGCGTGCGCGGCGAAAGCCAGGTTTCCAACCGTATCCCCGGGAACGTAGGCCATGCGGAGGAACGTGTTCTTGTTCCAGGCCTGAAAATTGTCCGTAAAGGTCGAGGGCCCATAGAAGGCCACGAGGTAGTACAGGAATGCCCACTGGCCGATGACGGCGGCCAGAAACCACAACCCGGCCGCTGCCTTCAACGCGGCGTCCGCGACCGCCTTCAGCTCCAACCGGTTGGTCCAAAGCGCTGTGCTCATCGTGCTTCCTTGCGCGAGGGTGTGAGCTCGATACCTATGCGGATCAGATCGGTTCGCGAAGCCGCCGTAACCGCACCGCCATGGCCAGGAATATTGCGCCGACTCCAAGCCCGACCCACAGGCCCGCGGTGCTCAGGAATCGGCCCGGAGTGAGATGCGCCAACGGATCCATCACGACGTGAGGCTGCGCCTCCTCGATGAAGGCTTGCGTAAACCAGCCGATCAAGCGGTATCCCTCCAGGGACGCGAAATGCGTAGTGCCGAACGCAATTTTTTCGAAGACGCTGATCGCCATCGGGGGCAACACGGCCCATAGGAATGGCACACGGCGTGCCCACGCGGAGACCAGCAGCATCCAGCCATAGATGGGCACGTGCCAGAGCGCAATCGCAGCCAGGCCGTAAGACAGCGCTACCGACATCCTGAACAAAGGGACATGTGCCCACAGGGCCTCGGTGCTCACACCGTTCGCCAGGAGGACGGCCATGCTCAGCAGAAGCATGACGGTTTGCGTGACGACGATGGTTGGGAAGATAACGAGCGGCAGAACCACGAGCGGAATGGTCGCCTTCGACAGCACGGTCGTGCGGTCGGACACCGGAAGCGACTTCCAGAACAAGACGCTGCGATCGCGGCGCTCGCCGTATAGCGCGTCCAGACAGTAGAACATCCCGACGATGAACGCGGTCAGGACGATCAGGAATGCCGCGGCGTCATAGTGAATCTGGATCGCAGCGTGCTGCTTGGCGGGGTCGAGTGCCAACGTGGCGCGCATGTGCTTGGGCAGCTGGAGCGTGCTGACCAGGAAGCCGAAGAGAATGACGGCGGCGACCGCCAGCGGCGCGACAAGGATCGAGCGGTTCTCCCACAACTCCCGCCGCACCGACCAGTACATGAGCCGGGTCAGTGGCAGCGGCGCGTGCGGTCTTACTCGGGAGTCGAGGGGAGACTCGGGCGCGACGTTGGATTCAGTGCTCATCTGGCCGCTCCTAGTGCCTCGCCGGCTTTGCCCATGACGGCAACGAACAGGTCGGCGATGCTGGGCGTGCGGACGTCGCCAAGCGTGGCAAGTTGGTTGCGATCGACATGGTCGAAGAGCAGGATGCTGCGCCCGAACACCTGACGCTCGTGAATCGGGTTGAGCGCCCGGGCTGCCGGGACATGTTCGGGCTGGACCATCACTTCCACGTAGCGCGATGCGAAGTCGTCCATGCTGCAATCGAGGATGATGCGCCCGCGGTTGATGAACATGAGGTCGGTGAGGACGTCCTGCACCTCTTCGACCTGATGTGTTGTCACGACAATGGTGCGACTACGATCGAAGTAGTCGTTCAGCAGTGAGTCGTAGAACTGCTTGCGGTAGAGGATGTCAAGGCCAAGGGTCGGCTCGTCCAAGACCAGCAATTGCGCGTCGATGGCCATGACCAGCGCGAGGTGCAGCTGGACCACCATGCCCTTCGACAAATGCCGGATCTTGCTGGCGCGCTTGATGGCGGTCTTGGCCAGAAAACCCTCTGCCTTAGCGCGATCAAAGCGCGGGTGAACGCCGGCGACGTAGTCGAGGGCGTGGGAGACCCGCAGCCAGCGGGGCAGCACCGCGACATCGGCAATGAAGCAGACATCCCGCATGAGCCGATCGCGCTCTGTCCAGGGGTCGCGCCCGAGCACTCTCAGGTCTCCTTGGTGCTGGATGAGCCCGAGGATCGCGTTGAGGGCGGTGCTCTTGCCGGCGCCGTTGGGGCCGATGAGCCCGAGGATGCGGCCTTCTTCGACACGCAGGTCGATGCCGTCCAGAGCGATGGTTGTGCCGTAGGCCTTGCGGAGGCCGCGTGCTTCTATGCAGGGCATGTCTTCAGCGCTCCTTCTCTTCCGCATCCGATGTCGACCCGCGCCTTGTCGTGGGTGCCAGGAGTTCTTCCGCGGTCAGGCCGAGCCGCTGAATGGTCGCGTAGACCCTGGGCCATTGCTCGGCAAGGAAC from Vicinamibacteria bacterium includes these protein-coding regions:
- a CDS encoding long-chain fatty aldehyde decarbonylase encodes the protein MKSLTALDCASEGASLSPTAPIWLDVLAQAVTGELLAAMNYASLAEICADPAEAADALEHAAAERGHAAAFAAEGRRLGLDVPNNVDAKHWRRLREAFLRCTTERDFIGCLIVQEIMLESFAVASYARVGKVAPGSLGQTFASIAAEEKEHMEHAVALLRRERALDPERFDEKLRRLHLDVMTTLAAMLAKECKDGHCEVCQSSCVKPSLSQVSLSAAQLRGASLQQYLKTLDMLGIPGEVTLAWVAQLPV
- a CDS encoding DUF2306 domain-containing protein; the protein is MSTALWTNRLELKAVADAALKAAAGLWFLAAVIGQWAFLYYLVAFYGPSTFTDNFQAWNKNTFLRMAYVPGDTVGNLAFAAHALLAAVIAFGGALQLIPQIRARAISVHRWIGRVFFSTALGLSASGLYMEWVRGDRPNMEGAIAISVNALLIICFCGLAWRSAIAHEVTTHRRWALRAYLVANAQWFRRVGVFAWIILNRGPVGIGDNFDGPFIVFWDFGCYLVPLAVLELYLRAKEGAGPRGRLAMAGGLFSLTALMSVGIFGFTMVSLRLLEGL
- a CDS encoding ABC transporter permease; this translates as MSTESNVAPESPLDSRVRPHAPLPLTRLMYWSVRRELWENRSILVAPLAVAAVILFGFLVSTLQLPKHMRATLALDPAKQHAAIQIHYDAAAFLIVLTAFIVGMFYCLDALYGERRDRSVLFWKSLPVSDRTTVLSKATIPLVVLPLVIFPTIVVTQTVMLLLSMAVLLANGVSTEALWAHVPLFRMSVALSYGLAAIALWHVPIYGWMLLVSAWARRVPFLWAVLPPMAISVFEKIAFGTTHFASLEGYRLIGWFTQAFIEEAQPHVVMDPLAHLTPGRFLSTAGLWVGLGVGAIFLAMAVRLRRLREPI
- a CDS encoding ABC transporter ATP-binding protein is translated as MPCIEARGLRKAYGTTIALDGIDLRVEEGRILGLIGPNGAGKSTALNAILGLIQHQGDLRVLGRDPWTERDRLMRDVCFIADVAVLPRWLRVSHALDYVAGVHPRFDRAKAEGFLAKTAIKRASKIRHLSKGMVVQLHLALVMAIDAQLLVLDEPTLGLDILYRKQFYDSLLNDYFDRSRTIVVTTHQVEEVQDVLTDLMFINRGRIILDCSMDDFASRYVEVMVQPEHVPAARALNPIHERQVFGRSILLFDHVDRNQLATLGDVRTPSIADLFVAVMGKAGEALGAAR